Proteins from a single region of Argiope bruennichi chromosome 6, qqArgBrue1.1, whole genome shotgun sequence:
- the LOC129971293 gene encoding uncharacterized protein LOC129971293 has translation MGPKNLNQQTTRKNTEKYYDHFFVIKRLSEDKETFHTVSPFLVEKAVSGTLGEVSAIRKLRSGDLLVEVNSRKQSNQILKLKALATIPISVSAHTSLNSSKGVITCGELFHTSIEEITNDLKPEGVIHVRRISIRRDGQLLPTKHLVLTFQMPTLPEVVKIGYMRLKVRPFIPNPLRCFQCQRFGHPKIACRGTLTCARCAEKGHDSQQCTSSEKCVNCDGEHTSFSRSCPRWRLEKEIITLKTKEQISYPEAKRRIEAQTPSPGVSYASAVKKSYCKNCSCKNCVQIVAEKVPPAKTSESDTEPSTNSAPESHDPPKRKPKPKPPRALKLKLSKHGLSQEMISEKFKSKFKKSNIRNSVALGLATTGTVQKDLPTIFGGLSKSPDSIALHPSDEEEDDLEMSCEITPTQTNALYNSQAKKLS, from the coding sequence atggggcctaaaaacttaaatcaacaaaCGACacgaaaaaatacagaaaaatattacgatcatttttttgttatcaaaagaCTTTCTGAAGATAAGGAGACATTTCACACGGTCTCTCCGTTCCTTGTAGAAAAAGCCGTTTCTGGAACACTTGGGGAAGTTTCTGCCATTCGCAAACTTCGTTCGGGAGATTTGTTGGTGGAAGTTAATTCTCGAAAACAATCTAATCAAATTCTCAAACTGAAAGCATTGGCTACAATTCCCATTTCTGTAAGCGCGCATACATCTCTTAATTCTTCTAAAGGTGTTATTACATGTGGGGAGTTATTTCATACATCAATTGAAGAAATTACAAATGACCTAAAACCTGAAGGAGTGATACATGTACGCCGTATCTCaattcggcgggatggacaactcctcccTACAAAGCACCTCGTTCTTACGTTCCAAATGCCTACTTTGCCAGAAGTAGTTAAAATAGGATATATGAGATTGAAAGTGCGTCCTTTTATACCTAACCCTCTGAGATGCTTTCaatgccaacgttttgggcaCCCTAAGATCGCCTGCCGCGGGACACttacttgcgcccgttgtgcagagaaaggacatgatagccagcagtgcacCTCATCTGAAAAGTGCGTCAACTGTGATGGCGAACATACTTCCTTTTCCAGATCATGTCCACGTTGGaggttggaaaaagaaattataactttgaaaacaaaagaacaaatttctTATCCAGAAGCGAAAAGAAGAATCGAGGCACAGACACCTTCCCCTGGGGTCAGCTATGCATCAGctgttaaaaaatcatattgtaaaaACTGTTCATGTAAAAATTGTGTGCAGATTGTTGCTGAAAAAGTTCCTCCCGCAAAAACATCCGAATCTGATACAGAACCTTCCACAAACAGTGCTCCTGAATCTCACGATCCACCGAAACGTAAACCAAAACCAAAGCCTCCACGTGCTCTTAAATTAAAGCTTTCGAAACACGGCCTTTCACAAGAAATGATTtcggaaaaatttaaatcaaaatttaaaaaatccaatattcGAAATTCGGTTGCTCTGGGACTTGCAACTACGGGGACAGTCCAAAAGGATTTACCTACTATTTTTGGAGGATTGTCCAAAAGTCCTGATTCAATTGCTCTCCATCCATCCGACGAAGAGGAGGATGaccttgaaatgagttgcgaaatAACGCCAACTCAAACTAACGCTCTTTATAATTCCCAAGCTAAaaaactctcttaa